CAAGCTTTGACTTACGTCCTTTTAACTCAGATAACCtgctgtgcaaatgttttacaCATACATCATTGCTGCTaaagacagaagagacagagaagagacacaCGGGGCATATTATTATGTTGTGCATTGCCAGAAAAGACCTGTAAGCAAAATTCTCAATGTCTGTATGAGACAAAAGGGACATGAAGCCAAGCTCAAGGCTCTCCAGAGTCAGAAAAGATAAATGTTtcggggggtgggggagtggtGGATTTACAATACAGGTGTGGCTCTTACAAGTCATGCCCCAGTCGCTCGATCTCCTCAGTCAGGAAGTCAATGTCTGACCTGGTAGCAGCAGGGTTGGAGATGACCATGCGGAAAAAGTTGACCTTGTCTCCTTGAGGCTGGTAACCCACCATTGTAGTCCCAGACTCCATCATCATGGCTTTGATCTTTGGGGCCACCTGTTGTGGAAAACACAGTGTTACCATGCAAATGCTGCAAAACACCATGCATAAGCAAACAAACAATTGTGCTTTATCTTACTATACAAATCCCCTTCAATCTAAGCTCATGCTATAAATCAGTCTGAGAAGGCAGAGGAAGTAGAAATGAAGCTTGAAAAGCAGATTGATGAGTCATTACCTTGTGcaacctctcccatctctcttcACTATCAGGCAAACCTCGCAGGCTCGGTGGAATGTACCAGAAGCAGACATTGGTGTGCTGCGGCTGATAAGAGGAACAACATTTGTAATGAGCGCCAATAAAGAAAGTGTCTTCTGTAATTTCAGCTTTTCTTGTCAACATGTCAGCGATGCAAAATGACCCATTCAATCCTAAAACCAAGTTAAGATATTAAACATACCGTTGTAACCATTCATCACTAAAGAAAAAGCAGGTGTTGTTCAGGTAGTTAAGacagttttcctctgttgttCCAGCAGATCATCCTCAGTATCCAGTGAATTCAGATTTGTATTTATCTGATAGCTCAGTGCGGTGAATATTTGTGTGTCAATTAGAAATAATGGTCTCACCTCTCCGTTAAACACCATCTCGtatccctctctgttttttatctTATTGTAGAGATATGCTGACAGATCCAGGCACTTGTCAATATGCTGCTCAAATCCTATTGTTCCCTTTTAGGTAGATTGAAAAACAAGAATATATGGAGTTGTTACCATCACATTCAACATATGGCAGCATTACTAGGACTGAGTCACATGCTCTATGCACACCTTTGCCTTCCACATAAGCCAGAACTTAAAGATATCAACGTGCCGTCCACACTGAATGGCCTTGTCGCCTGTGTCATATGTAACATCGTACTGTTTATCTGGCTGGAAGAGGTAGCCGGCACACATGGAGTTGCAGCCTTGTAGTAATCCCTGCGACAGAGACAATTGGGATGAGAGATAAACGGGACGGTAAAGCAGAAaatggtttgtgtgtgcatgcatttgtgcaGTGGCACAGTGTGCAGCAGGTAAGTGAAAAAcactctcaccctctctctgaCCAGAATAGCAGAGCACTGCAGTGGCACTCCCATCATCTTATGGGGGTTCCAGGTGACTGAGTTGGCCCTGGCACAGATATtgaaacagtaaacacagctctgtgagtgtgtgtgtgtgtgtgtgtgtgtgtgagagagagagagagagagagagagagagagagagagagagagagagagagagagagagagagaatgtctGTGTATCAAGCCTGGGAACAGAAGTGGTAATCTGAGAAATACATcagcattttcaattttcattCCAATATCCATGTATGAGTCCTTTGAAAGGCATGGTTTGAAATATCTGTGCTGATGTGAGCTGACTACAGATTTGAGATTGTACGTTTTTGGACGAGATTTTAAAGGGGCTTTCCAGAAAAATCTGTATTTCTCTTTCATGAAGATGAGGGATTTGGGGACACCCTGGTGGCCAAGGGGTTAAGGTGTCAACCACAAGCTGCaggggacctttgttgcatgtcattcccgatctctctctcccttcatttcctttcatcCCTCTACTGTTTGCTTTCAAAAAACAAGAATGAAATTCcacaaaatacatttgattaaaaagGCATGGAAATTAAAAATCAAGATCTAATCAACAGGATAGATATCTTCACTGTTATTTTGCAGTATAGATCAAGCCCATTATAAGACCTGGATAGCTGGACCTCATGCACTGAAGCGTTTCTGGCCCTGCCCATGTGTTCTAGCTCAGCCCATGGACTTTACTTTGGGATGACAACACATAAAAATAGCTTTTCCACATTCTGAGGTACTTTTACAAATATGAAACCTTCATgaatttaaggaaaaaaaaatgtagaaagaaTAATAATTGACCATATTTATAGTTGGAGGTGTCCTTACAACAGTTTTACTTATGTTGTGGTCTATGGAGGAAAAGCTTTTTGGGCCACAGGAGATTTGTTTATTGCAATACCACTAGAGACAAAttggcagcagagcagcaacACTGTATCCAGCTCTCCTCATGGTCGAAGCCCCCGAACCAAGGGATTACACATGTCCCATAGTGTAATTCAAATGGCATCTATTGATAAATGCCACAAAATACCTGGTAAATGTCAGACTTTACAAAGCTCCTCCAGTGCCACAGAACACATCATACAACCACTTCTACAGGCTGAGAAGTATTATTGTCTGTGACAAGTAAACTGAACTTGGTGTGCAAAATCAGCAGTTTGCTTATAAAGACAAGACAATACTTACtacattcatcatcattaatatgtttgtgttgtgttcttttACCTCTCCACTCCATtcagcttgtgtctgtgtttcctggACATCAGCAAACCTCCTCCCCAGGCACCCTGCACACAACACATTTATTACAGTGAGGGtttattaagtaaaaaaaaCGCTAATGACACAGGCTTAACAGGGGGCTGATATCTACAATGGTTGTTATTTTCTTGCACTGATTTTCTCTTACATCCACGTGGAGCCAAATGTTGTACTTTTCACAGATGTCTGCGATTTCATTGATGGGGTCAAAGGCTCCGTAGACAGTGGTGCCAGCGGTGGCATTCACAAACATCGGAACGTACCCCTGCAAACCAAAAGCAtcggaaagaaaagagacattgGCTACGATTCTGGGCTGAATTCAAGTTATGCTGTTTCTCTCCCAGTGATTGTTGACATCAAAGAGATGggctaaaacacattttcccaaATAATGCACTCCTCCTGTCTGTGCCTACTGTTGAGGCATAATTGCTTTCCAATTTCTCCCAGTCTGCACATCACATTGCCTTTGAAGAATTACTTCCAGGAGAGGTACTTTAGACCAGGGCAGCATCACATGAGAGCAGGAGGCAGTAAGCTTATTGAAATAACTTCACTGCTCTGgcacactgaaatgttttcctGCTCGAATGAGTGTTTCTCATAGTATGAGACAGGCAAATAAATACGTTACTGTAGATGAGGTCTCTGTTGCTGACATTCACCTTTTGCTTGGCCTCTATTACTTTGGCTTCCAAATCAGCAGGAATGACTCTCCCTCTGGAAAAGAGACAGTAAGAAGACATCCAGATATTTGACCTTTTGCCAGGCTGAGAGCATGTAGGTTAGGTATAAAAGCAAACCTCTCATCTGTGTTCAAGAGGATCAGGTTTTCTGTTCCAAAGCCCAGAGCTGCACTGGCTTTCTTGATGGAATAGTGGCTCTGGAAGAACAGATGATGATCAGTCACAATGTAGAATGAAATTACAGATTCACTTAAGATGCTGATAACTGTACTGAAATGGTAAGATAACAATGACCAGTAATATGGAGACAGTCTAGGACTAACATGCTCTGAGGTGAAGAGGACCAGTCTGGGTGCAGCTGCCATGCCTTTGGTCTTAACTTCAGGGAAGAACTTGTATCTGGCAATCATCACACTGTACATGTTGGAGATTGCTCCTCCTGCAGAAACAGTGGAAAGTAACCACACtgcacagaaaatattcagaccccctcactttgttcacattttgtcaCGTTGCAGCCTCATGCTAAATTAATTTCAAAAACGAGATTAATCAATTTGGAGGTTTCTCCTATCTCTACACAGGATTTCTGGCACTCAGTGAGAGTGATCATCAGGTTCTCGGTCACCTCTCTTACCAAGGCCCTTCTCCACCGAGAAAGACCGGGCAGTGAGCTCTAAGAACAGCTCTAGTTGTTCCAAATGTCTTCTACTTAA
This genomic window from Lates calcarifer isolate ASB-BC8 linkage group LG1, TLL_Latcal_v3, whole genome shotgun sequence contains:
- the LOC108888682 gene encoding LOW QUALITY PROTEIN: glutamate decarboxylase 1 (The sequence of the model RefSeq protein was modified relative to this genomic sequence to represent the inferred CDS: deleted 1 base in 1 codon); its protein translation is MAASAPSSSSSGGEPDPNSANLRPPGSSYDAWCGVAHGCTRKLGMKICGFLQKNNSLEERSRIVSSFKERAAKNLLSCDNIGGDARFRRTETDFSNLFARDLLPAKNGEEQTIQFLLEVVEILTNYIRKTFDRSTKVLDFHHPHQLLEGMEGFNLELSDQPESLEQILVDCRDTLKYGVRTGHPRFFNQLSTGLDIVGLAGEWLTSTANTNMFTYEIAPVFVLMEQLTLKKMREIIGWPDGEGDGIFSPGGAISNMYSVMIARYKFFPEVKTKGMAAAPRLVLFTSEHSHYSIKKASAALGFGTENLILLNTDERGRVIPADLEAKVIEAKQKGYVPMFVNATAGTTVYGAFDPINEIADICEKYNIWLHVDGAWGGGLLMSRKHRHKLNGVERANSVTWNPHKMMGVPLQCSAILVRERGLLQGCNSMCAGYLFQPDKQYDVTYDTGDKAIQCGRHVDIFKFWLMWKAKGTIGFEQHIDKCLDLSAYLYNKIKNREGYEMVFNGEPQHTNVCFWYIPPSLRGLPDSEERWERLHKVAPKIKAMMMESGTTMVGYQPQGDKVNFFRMVISNPAATRSDIDFLTEEIERLGHDL